The following nucleotide sequence is from Candidatus Jordarchaeales archaeon.
ATTTTGCATGGAAAACTTTGGGCATGAAACATTGAGAGAAATAGTTGAGGGACGGCTTGGCGTAAAGATCGAAGAAGTAACTAAATGTAACATAGACAAAGGTAAGTTCTTCGTTCGTACAAAAAGCGGAGAGGAGAGGTCAATACCAGTTAAGGAGATATCTGAACTTGCACGACACGCTTGTCATTACTGCCCAGACCTCTCGAACGAGCTTGCAGACATTTCTGTAGGCTCCATCGGGTCGCCAAAAGGTTGGTCAACTGTAATCGTGAGAACTGAGAAAGGAGAGGAAATATTTGATGGCGCAGTGAAAGAGGGCTATATAACAGTTAATCCACTGCCGAGTGATGGTATGGATCTACTCCAAAAGTTGGCTAGGGGCAAGAGAAAGAGGAACCTCGAGACATTAAACAAAAGAGCAGAGGAAAGAAAATATGCAACATTAATACTATGAATCATTCCATTTTTAACGGATAAAAAAAATTAGAAATGTTTAACGATAATGTTTCCTTCATTGTCTTCTAGTGTAACCTGATATTTTTCGGCTTGCACATTGTAATCAAATGATTTTTCTTCGTTGGGAAGCAATTCGGCTATGCCATAAACATATGGTTTGACTTCAAATAGTTCTTCTTTAATTGCATTCACACGTACCGTGACACCCTTTAGAACTCTGGAAGACACATTTTTGACAATGAATTTTACCTTCGAGTCCTCCCTTTTTACTGAAATTACAATGGAGTGGGGGTCTAGCGGTTTAAATGGTTTAGCTTTCTCAGCTGCTTCCTCAAATATTTTCTCTACTACCCGTTCTTCTGTAACAACATTTATTGGAATCTGGAACATTACGGATTCCCCACTAGTTCTTAGGCATTCTACTTCAAGATACCACCTGGAATACGCTCCGAACACTAGAGACCAGAAGGTAACCTCTGGAGGTTCCCAGAGATAGTTATAACTCGGCTCCGCATAAGCAGGTATCTTTATCGTTACGACGCCTGACCCTGGATTCAATTCCTCAACAGAAAGAACTTTCTCCTTAGGGTGCCTTTTAACGTACGCGCACACAGTCTTGTACCGGGGACAAGCGCACGTTATGTTAGACTCGTGAATTAGGTCGACCTTCATCGTCCTAACATTTTGTACAGAGTATTTTAGTTTAATTTCTTCTCCTGGTTTAAAGGTGTCCTTCTCTAAAGAGAAGGACATTCCTTTAATATTCATGGAGACTGGCGTCGCCTCGGCAAAAACCCTGGCTAATAATGTTACGGGTTTTTCAGAGGATAATCGCCATTCTTCTTCCCGCGTGCCAGGCTTTTTCATGGAGAGTATAGCTCTCAAGAAGTAGCTAACCTTGTTGGGAATTGATGGAACAACGCGCCTGCTAATTACTAGCTCTCGTGAACGCACATATTCGCCTTTTTTGAGTTCACCTTCGCAGAAGATATTACTGTTAGCTACGGTTAGCTCGTTTCCGCAGGGAAGTTTTGTGAACAAAGAAATGTTACCGTTCCATATCTCCGTGTCACTGTCTATGTCGAAGACAGCTTTAACTTTTAATGAACCACCTACTTCTGCAACGTCCCCCGAAAACAACCTTATCGACATAGCCATAACCCAGGAAAGTTTTTAGAGGGAGGCTATCTTTCTGCATGCGCTCTTACAACAAGATCTGCAAATACTTCCATATCCTTTAACAGTGTTCTTATTTTTTCTTCATCTTCTTCTCTAAGTTTACCAGTCTTCATTATGATGACTGCCAGGATGTACTTGAAGAGATTCAATATTAACTCCTTACTTCCGTCTATGGGTTTCCCTGTAAAGACTGCTGAGTCTGCCATGAAGAAGTTTTCTCGGAGATTGTTGCAAGCTACAATGAAGTCCCTTAGGTCAACTCTAAGCTGTAAGCCAGTACTTACTCCCTGAACATTGTGGACGATAACATTACCGGCAGTATCGCTTATAATCACCTTTGCAGGTATTTCCGCTAATTGTTTTTGCGCGTTTTCAAGGTGTTTTTGAAGCTCTTCATAATGAGCCACTAAAATATCCCTAAATATTTCAGCGAGCCTTTCTTGCTCGTAAATAGAAGTTACATAATATTTTGCGCCCCATTCGTCAAATATTTCGCTAAAAATGCGTTTGGCGTCATTCAGGTTTTTCTCTAACAGCTCTTTGGCATAATCCTTAGAGTCGTATTTGTGCAAGAAGACGTAAATGGTAGGCTTAATTCCCTCCTTTTTGAAGAACTCTAGGACTTTTTTGAAATAGTTTTTAGCAGCATCAAATTTCTCTGGACTGTGGAGGTCTATAACAGGGATGAGAATATCTGTTCCAGCAAAGACTTTGGGGTCCTCTAAATACGACTCGATGTATTGTTCTTGTCCTCCAAAGTCAAATAAGCTAATGTCGAGGCCTAAAAACGGGTGTCGGCGCACTTCGTACATAACTGTGGGAGCAATTCCCTTCGTCTCCTGAGGTTTTTTACCAGCAAATGTGGTGAGATATATGCTAGTTTTTCCACTACCAGCTAGTCCTATAAGTGATATTTTCATCCAATTCCCTCCTTTAATTTACCGGCTTAAAAAAGGAAGAGATGACAGCTTTAAACGTTTCCATTTTACTCTTTGCCCTCTGTCTCCTTTTTTCCTCCTTTTTCAAGTTCAGCTAAGGAGAGGCGCTTTACGAATATCGGACCTCGCTTAGTGGCGACCCTTATCATGTATTCTCTATCATTTGGCATGCGCGGATACCTAAACTCGAGTTCTTCTGAGGGGTGCCACATCTCGATGTCGGTCGTCCAAGCATTTGTTTCAAAGAATTCGTCAACATGGGATATCCGTACATTTAAATCGTAAAGAACTTGCCCTGAATTGTTTTGAAGAATAACTAGAAACTCTTGTCCATTGCTTGTCAATGACGCGTTCGCTATCTTAATTGGGGGTTTAACGGATGGCGCAACAACTTCAACGGCTTCCTTTTCAAGTGGTATAGGGCCAGCCCGCAATTCTAGTTCGGCCAGCGGCACTCCAGGGACTCTTACAACGTATGTTCGCCGCTTCTTGGTGGTGTAAAGCTGAACTTTTTTAATCCTTGCTAGGTTAAGGACGCTTGTAAGACCCTTCCTATCAAGCGGCTCGAGTTCGATGTAACCATTATCCATAGCGTTAAATAAGAGTTCTAAGGCGATAGGAGATCTCACGAGAACAGTTGAGTATCCTTCAGGAGTGCCAACGCTGCCGACGGATATGTCCGCGTCCTCGGAAGTTAAGTCAGAACAGAAATAACAACTTGGTGCTCTGTACTTGTCTAACTTGCTCAACGGGTATGATGCCACTTTACCTTCACC
It contains:
- a CDS encoding ADP-ribosylation factor-like protein — encoded protein: MKISLIGLAGSGKTSIYLTTFAGKKPQETKGIAPTVMYEVRRHPFLGLDISLFDFGGQEQYIESYLEDPKVFAGTDILIPVIDLHSPEKFDAAKNYFKKVLEFFKKEGIKPTIYVFLHKYDSKDYAKELLEKNLNDAKRIFSEIFDEWGAKYYVTSIYEQERLAEIFRDILVAHYEELQKHLENAQKQLAEIPAKVIISDTAGNVIVHNVQGVSTGLQLRVDLRDFIVACNNLRENFFMADSAVFTGKPIDGSKELILNLFKYILAVIIMKTGKLREEDEEKIRTLLKDMEVFADLVVRAHAER